In one window of Onychomys torridus chromosome 7, mOncTor1.1, whole genome shotgun sequence DNA:
- the Mcam gene encoding cell surface glycoprotein MUC18 isoform X2 yields MGLPRLVCAFLLAACCCCRRATGVPGEEKQPALTPEPVEVEVGSTALLKCGPSHSAGNFTHVDWFLIHKERQIPIFRVRQGQGQSEPGEYEHRLSLQDSGATLALSQVTPHDERMFLCRSKRPRLPDHSIELQVYKAPEEPTIQANAVGIHVDRQELREVATCVGRNGYPIPQVIWYKNGRPLQEEENRVQIQSSQIVESSGLYTLKSVLNAQLVKEDKDAQFYCELSYRLPSGNRMKESKEVTVPVFYAAEKVWVEVEPEGLLKEGDHVKIRCLTDGNPQPHFTINKQNSSTGEMEEEATDENGILFLEPAQKRHSGFYQCQSLDLETMVPLSSDPQELLVNYVSDVRVDPAAPEAQEGDSLTLTCEAESNQALEFEWLRDKTGQRLGKGPVLQLNNLKREAGGRYLCMASVPNVPGLNRTQLVSVGIFGSPWMASKERKVWVQENAVLNLSCEASGHPQPTISWNVNGSATEWNPDPQTVVSTLNILVTPELLETGAECTASNSLGSNTTIIILKLEKKLPSPESKGVVIVAVIVCILVLAVLGATLYFFYKKGKLPCGRSGKQEITLPPTRKSEFVVEVKSDKLPEEMALLQGSDGDKRAPGDQGEKYIDLRQ; encoded by the exons ATGGggctgcccaggctggtctgcGCCTTCTTGCTCGCCGCCTGCTGCTGCTGTCGCCGCGCCACGG GTGTGCCCGGAGAGGAAAAACAGCCTGCACTCACACCAGAACCGGTGGAGGTAGAAGTGGGCAGCACAGCCCTTCTGAAGTGTGGCCCCTCGCATTCCGCTGGCAACTTCACCCATGTGGACTGGTTTTTG ATTCACAAGGAGAGGCAGATACCCATTTTCCGTGTgcgccagggccagggccagagtGAACCTGGGGAATATGAGCACCGCCTTAGCCTCCAGGACTCAGGAGCTACTCTGGCCCTGAGTCAAGTCACCCCCCATGATGAGCGGATGTTCCTGTGTCGGAGCAAGCGGCCACGGCTGCCGGATCACTCCATTGAACTTCAAGTCTACA AAGCACCAGAAGAGCCAACCATCCAGGCCAATGCTGTGGGCATCCATGTGGACAGGCAAGAGCTTAGGGAG GTTGCTACCTGTGTGGGGAGGAATGGGTACCCCATTCCTCAAGTCATCTGGTACAAGAATGGTCGGCCCCTGCAAGAGGAGGAGAACC GTGTTCAGATTCAGTCATCCCAGATCGTGGAGTCCAGTGGCTTGTACACCCTGAAGAGTGTTCTAAATGCACAGCTAGTGAAGGAAGACAAAGATGCCCAGTTCTACTGCGAACTCAGCTACCGGCTACCCAGTGGGAACCGCATGAAGGAGTCTAAGGAGGTCACTGTCCCTGTCTTCT ACGCTGCAGAAAAAGTGTGGGTGGAGGTAGAGCCCGAGGGACTACTGAAGGAAGGAGATCACGTGAAAATCCGATGTCTGACTGACGGCAACCCTCAACCCCACTTCACTATCAACAAGCAG aactccagcactggggagatggaggaagaggccACTGACGAAAATGGTATCCTATTCTTGGAGCCTGCCCAGAAGCGACACAGTGGGTTCTACCAGTGTCAGAGCCTGGACTTGGAAACGATGGTCCCCCTATCAAGTGACCCCCAGGAGCTGCTAGTGAACT ATGTGTCTGATGTCCGAGTGGATCCAGCCGCCCCTGAAGCCCAGGAAGGTGATAGCCTCACACTGACTTGTGAGGCAGAGAGTAACCAGGCCCTTGAGTTCGAGTGGCTGAGAGACAAG ACAGGCCAGCGACTGGGAAAGGGACCTGTTCTCCAGCTAAACAACTTGAAACGGGAAGCAGGGGGACGTTATCTCTGCATGGCATCTGTTCCTAATGTTCCTGGCTTGAACCGTACACAGCTGGTCAGCGTGGGCATTTTTG gTTCCCCGTGGATGGCATCAAAGGAGAGGAAGGTGTGGGTACAAGAGAATGCAGTGCTGAATCTATCTTGTGAGGCTTCAGGACATCCTCAGCCCACCATCTCCTGGAATGTCAATGGCTCG GCAACTGAATGGAACCCAGATCCACAGACAGTAGTGAGCACCCTGAATATCCTTGTGACCCCAGAGCTGCTGGAGACAGGTGCAGAATGTACAGCCTCCAACTCCCTGGGCTCAAATACCACCATTATCATCCTCAAGCTGG AGAAAAAACTGCCGTCGCCAGAGAGCAAAGGTGTGGTCATTGTGGCTGTAATCGTGTGTATCTTGGTCCTTGCTGTACTCGGTGCTACCCTCTATTTCTTCTACAAGAAGGGCAAACTGCCATGTGGACGCTCAGGAAAACAAGAGAT cacgCTGCCCCCGACTCGTAAGAGTGAATTTGTAGTTGAAGTTAAGTCAGATAAGCTCCCAGAAGAGATGGCCCTCCTACAGGGCAGCGACGGTGACAAGAGGGCTCCAGGAGACCAG GGAGAGAAATACATCGATCTGAGGCAGTAG
- the Mcam gene encoding cell surface glycoprotein MUC18 isoform X1, whose protein sequence is MGLPRLVCAFLLAACCCCRRATGVPGEEKQPALTPEPVEVEVGSTALLKCGPSHSAGNFTHVDWFLIHKERQIPIFRVRQGQGQSEPGEYEHRLSLQDSGATLALSQVTPHDERMFLCRSKRPRLPDHSIELQVYKAPEEPTIQANAVGIHVDRQELREVATCVGRNGYPIPQVIWYKNGRPLQEEENRVQIQSSQIVESSGLYTLKSVLNAQLVKEDKDAQFYCELSYRLPSGNRMKESKEVTVPVFYAAEKVWVEVEPEGLLKEGDHVKIRCLTDGNPQPHFTINKQNSSTGEMEEEATDENGILFLEPAQKRHSGFYQCQSLDLETMVPLSSDPQELLVNYVSDVRVDPAAPEAQEGDSLTLTCEAESNQALEFEWLRDKTGQRLGKGPVLQLNNLKREAGGRYLCMASVPNVPGLNRTQLVSVGIFGSPWMASKERKVWVQENAVLNLSCEASGHPQPTISWNVNGSATEWNPDPQTVVSTLNILVTPELLETGAECTASNSLGSNTTIIILKLVTLTTLTPDFSQTTGLSTSTVSPHTRANSTSTEKKLPSPESKGVVIVAVIVCILVLAVLGATLYFFYKKGKLPCGRSGKQEITLPPTRKSEFVVEVKSDKLPEEMALLQGSDGDKRAPGDQGEKYIDLRQ, encoded by the exons ATGGggctgcccaggctggtctgcGCCTTCTTGCTCGCCGCCTGCTGCTGCTGTCGCCGCGCCACGG GTGTGCCCGGAGAGGAAAAACAGCCTGCACTCACACCAGAACCGGTGGAGGTAGAAGTGGGCAGCACAGCCCTTCTGAAGTGTGGCCCCTCGCATTCCGCTGGCAACTTCACCCATGTGGACTGGTTTTTG ATTCACAAGGAGAGGCAGATACCCATTTTCCGTGTgcgccagggccagggccagagtGAACCTGGGGAATATGAGCACCGCCTTAGCCTCCAGGACTCAGGAGCTACTCTGGCCCTGAGTCAAGTCACCCCCCATGATGAGCGGATGTTCCTGTGTCGGAGCAAGCGGCCACGGCTGCCGGATCACTCCATTGAACTTCAAGTCTACA AAGCACCAGAAGAGCCAACCATCCAGGCCAATGCTGTGGGCATCCATGTGGACAGGCAAGAGCTTAGGGAG GTTGCTACCTGTGTGGGGAGGAATGGGTACCCCATTCCTCAAGTCATCTGGTACAAGAATGGTCGGCCCCTGCAAGAGGAGGAGAACC GTGTTCAGATTCAGTCATCCCAGATCGTGGAGTCCAGTGGCTTGTACACCCTGAAGAGTGTTCTAAATGCACAGCTAGTGAAGGAAGACAAAGATGCCCAGTTCTACTGCGAACTCAGCTACCGGCTACCCAGTGGGAACCGCATGAAGGAGTCTAAGGAGGTCACTGTCCCTGTCTTCT ACGCTGCAGAAAAAGTGTGGGTGGAGGTAGAGCCCGAGGGACTACTGAAGGAAGGAGATCACGTGAAAATCCGATGTCTGACTGACGGCAACCCTCAACCCCACTTCACTATCAACAAGCAG aactccagcactggggagatggaggaagaggccACTGACGAAAATGGTATCCTATTCTTGGAGCCTGCCCAGAAGCGACACAGTGGGTTCTACCAGTGTCAGAGCCTGGACTTGGAAACGATGGTCCCCCTATCAAGTGACCCCCAGGAGCTGCTAGTGAACT ATGTGTCTGATGTCCGAGTGGATCCAGCCGCCCCTGAAGCCCAGGAAGGTGATAGCCTCACACTGACTTGTGAGGCAGAGAGTAACCAGGCCCTTGAGTTCGAGTGGCTGAGAGACAAG ACAGGCCAGCGACTGGGAAAGGGACCTGTTCTCCAGCTAAACAACTTGAAACGGGAAGCAGGGGGACGTTATCTCTGCATGGCATCTGTTCCTAATGTTCCTGGCTTGAACCGTACACAGCTGGTCAGCGTGGGCATTTTTG gTTCCCCGTGGATGGCATCAAAGGAGAGGAAGGTGTGGGTACAAGAGAATGCAGTGCTGAATCTATCTTGTGAGGCTTCAGGACATCCTCAGCCCACCATCTCCTGGAATGTCAATGGCTCG GCAACTGAATGGAACCCAGATCCACAGACAGTAGTGAGCACCCTGAATATCCTTGTGACCCCAGAGCTGCTGGAGACAGGTGCAGAATGTACAGCCTCCAACTCCCTGGGCTCAAATACCACCATTATCATCCTCAAGCTGG TCACTTTAACCACCCTCACACCTGACTTCAGCCAAACCACTGGCCTCAGCACCTCCACAGTCAGTCCTCACACAAGAGCCAACAGCACCTCCACAG AGAAAAAACTGCCGTCGCCAGAGAGCAAAGGTGTGGTCATTGTGGCTGTAATCGTGTGTATCTTGGTCCTTGCTGTACTCGGTGCTACCCTCTATTTCTTCTACAAGAAGGGCAAACTGCCATGTGGACGCTCAGGAAAACAAGAGAT cacgCTGCCCCCGACTCGTAAGAGTGAATTTGTAGTTGAAGTTAAGTCAGATAAGCTCCCAGAAGAGATGGCCCTCCTACAGGGCAGCGACGGTGACAAGAGGGCTCCAGGAGACCAG GGAGAGAAATACATCGATCTGAGGCAGTAG
- the Mcam gene encoding cell surface glycoprotein MUC18 isoform X3: MGLPRLVCAFLLAACCCCRRATGVPGEEKQPALTPEPVEVEVGSTALLKCGPSHSAGNFTHVDWFLIHKERQIPIFRVRQGQGQSEPGEYEHRLSLQDSGATLALSQVTPHDERMFLCRSKRPRLPDHSIELQVYKAPEEPTIQANAVGIHVDRQELREVATCVGRNGYPIPQVIWYKNGRPLQEEENRVQIQSSQIVESSGLYTLKSVLNAQLVKEDKDAQFYCELSYRLPSGNRMKESKEVTVPVFYAAEKVWVEVEPEGLLKEGDHVKIRCLTDGNPQPHFTINKQNSSTGEMEEEATDENGILFLEPAQKRHSGFYQCQSLDLETMVPLSSDPQELLVNYVSDVRVDPAAPEAQEGDSLTLTCEAESNQALEFEWLRDKTGQRLGKGPVLQLNNLKREAGGRYLCMASVPNVPGLNRTQLVSVGIFGSPWMASKERKVWVQENAVLNLSCEASGHPQPTISWNVNGSATEWNPDPQTVVSTLNILVTPELLETGAECTASNSLGSNTTIIILKLVTLTTLTPDFSQTTGLSTSTVSPHTRANSTSTEKKLPSPESKGVVIVAVIVCILVLAVLGATLYFFYKKGKLPCGRSGKQEMERNTSI; encoded by the exons ATGGggctgcccaggctggtctgcGCCTTCTTGCTCGCCGCCTGCTGCTGCTGTCGCCGCGCCACGG GTGTGCCCGGAGAGGAAAAACAGCCTGCACTCACACCAGAACCGGTGGAGGTAGAAGTGGGCAGCACAGCCCTTCTGAAGTGTGGCCCCTCGCATTCCGCTGGCAACTTCACCCATGTGGACTGGTTTTTG ATTCACAAGGAGAGGCAGATACCCATTTTCCGTGTgcgccagggccagggccagagtGAACCTGGGGAATATGAGCACCGCCTTAGCCTCCAGGACTCAGGAGCTACTCTGGCCCTGAGTCAAGTCACCCCCCATGATGAGCGGATGTTCCTGTGTCGGAGCAAGCGGCCACGGCTGCCGGATCACTCCATTGAACTTCAAGTCTACA AAGCACCAGAAGAGCCAACCATCCAGGCCAATGCTGTGGGCATCCATGTGGACAGGCAAGAGCTTAGGGAG GTTGCTACCTGTGTGGGGAGGAATGGGTACCCCATTCCTCAAGTCATCTGGTACAAGAATGGTCGGCCCCTGCAAGAGGAGGAGAACC GTGTTCAGATTCAGTCATCCCAGATCGTGGAGTCCAGTGGCTTGTACACCCTGAAGAGTGTTCTAAATGCACAGCTAGTGAAGGAAGACAAAGATGCCCAGTTCTACTGCGAACTCAGCTACCGGCTACCCAGTGGGAACCGCATGAAGGAGTCTAAGGAGGTCACTGTCCCTGTCTTCT ACGCTGCAGAAAAAGTGTGGGTGGAGGTAGAGCCCGAGGGACTACTGAAGGAAGGAGATCACGTGAAAATCCGATGTCTGACTGACGGCAACCCTCAACCCCACTTCACTATCAACAAGCAG aactccagcactggggagatggaggaagaggccACTGACGAAAATGGTATCCTATTCTTGGAGCCTGCCCAGAAGCGACACAGTGGGTTCTACCAGTGTCAGAGCCTGGACTTGGAAACGATGGTCCCCCTATCAAGTGACCCCCAGGAGCTGCTAGTGAACT ATGTGTCTGATGTCCGAGTGGATCCAGCCGCCCCTGAAGCCCAGGAAGGTGATAGCCTCACACTGACTTGTGAGGCAGAGAGTAACCAGGCCCTTGAGTTCGAGTGGCTGAGAGACAAG ACAGGCCAGCGACTGGGAAAGGGACCTGTTCTCCAGCTAAACAACTTGAAACGGGAAGCAGGGGGACGTTATCTCTGCATGGCATCTGTTCCTAATGTTCCTGGCTTGAACCGTACACAGCTGGTCAGCGTGGGCATTTTTG gTTCCCCGTGGATGGCATCAAAGGAGAGGAAGGTGTGGGTACAAGAGAATGCAGTGCTGAATCTATCTTGTGAGGCTTCAGGACATCCTCAGCCCACCATCTCCTGGAATGTCAATGGCTCG GCAACTGAATGGAACCCAGATCCACAGACAGTAGTGAGCACCCTGAATATCCTTGTGACCCCAGAGCTGCTGGAGACAGGTGCAGAATGTACAGCCTCCAACTCCCTGGGCTCAAATACCACCATTATCATCCTCAAGCTGG TCACTTTAACCACCCTCACACCTGACTTCAGCCAAACCACTGGCCTCAGCACCTCCACAGTCAGTCCTCACACAAGAGCCAACAGCACCTCCACAG AGAAAAAACTGCCGTCGCCAGAGAGCAAAGGTGTGGTCATTGTGGCTGTAATCGTGTGTATCTTGGTCCTTGCTGTACTCGGTGCTACCCTCTATTTCTTCTACAAGAAGGGCAAACTGCCATGTGGACGCTCAGGAAAACAAGAGAT GGAGAGAAATACATCGATCTGA
- the LOC118587513 gene encoding NADH dehydrogenase [ubiquinone] 1 alpha subcomplex subunit 1-like has translation MWFEILPGLTIMGVCLVIPGVSTVYIHKFTNGGKEKRVARFRYQWYLMERDRRVSGVNRY, from the coding sequence ATGTGGTTCGAGATTCTCCCAGGCCTCACCATCATGGGCGTGTGCTTGGTCATTCCTGGGGTGTCCACTGTGTACATCCACAAGTTCACCAATGGGGGCAAGGAAAAAAGAGTTGCTCGATTTCGTTACCAGTGGTATTTGatggaaagagacagacgtgTCTCTGGAGTCAATCGCTACTGA